A stretch of DNA from Candidatus Pantoea bituminis:
AGCAAGCCTCAGAACTGGCAGAAGGATTTAATGCCAAGCTGGGCTCGATTTACAGCATTCGTTATCAGGTTTCAAATTATCAACCGATGCCAATGGCCCGCATGTATAAAGCGGCGGCGGCACCTGCGGATACCTCTGCACAGGAAACCTATGATCAGCAAAGTATCAACTTTGATGATCAGGTTGATGTGGTGTTTGAAATCAAACCCAATACGCCATAAAGCAAAACGGGGCATTTCGCCCCGTTTCTTCATCTTACGCTGCAACATCATCCTGTCGCAAAACGCGATGTCCATGCGCAATCAGCGCATCAGTTACCCGACGCATCAAACGACTCTCTGGCGCAAAGCGATGCCAGTAAAGCATACGACGTTGCTGCAGGCCCGGCGTCAAGTCGATCAGCTCGCCGCTAGCCAGTTCACGCTCAATTTGCAGGTGCGGAATCATACAGCAGGTTGAACCTTGACGGGCCATCTGCACAAACGCTTCCGATGAGTTCACAATATGACAGGGCACGCTGCCCGGTGATAAGTCGAAATTCTGCTGCAAAAATGCCTGATGCATATCATCAAGATGATCAAATGCCACCGCAGGCGCTTTTAGCAGTGCTGAACGCGTCACGCCATTTGGAAAGAAGCGATCGGCGAAATCGGGTGAGGCGACAAACAGATAATCTAAAGCGCCAAGCTGATCAACCAGGCAGCTGGGTAACGGCTGAGGTTGAATACTCACTGCACCCACCACTTCGCCGCGACGCAGGCGTTCCTGCGTGCGGGTTTCATCTTCGACCTGTAAATTGAGTCGCACCGGCGAATCAGCCAGTACATCTTTCAGTGCGGGTAACAGCCAGGTTGCCAGACTGTCGGCGTTAACTGCCAGCGACAGCAGCAGCGGCGCAGTGCCGCTGTTATCATCGCCACCGAGCCATTCTTCTTCCAGCAACTCTACCTGATGCAACAACGCGAGTAATTTTTGCCCTTGTTCGGTTGGGCGGGGCGGTACGGTACGTACTAACAGTGGCTGACCAAACAGGTTTTCCAGCTGTTTGATACGCTGTGAGACCGCAGATTGGGTGATACATAATTTTTGTGCGGCGCGCTCAAAGCCGCGTTCACGTATCACAGCATCCAGCGCCTGAAGCGTTCGGTAATCGGGGCGTTTCATTCTTGTTCTCTCTCCTTCAGGATGGACGTTACTATGCCATAAAAGTGCCACATGTGACGGATGTCTAACTTTTTGTGGGCTGGCTTCCAAAGCGATTAATCCAGCACACTCACCCGAGCATTTTTAACAAGCCTTGCTTTATACTACGCGCACTCCGTTGTCGCACAGGTTTTAAACATATCATGACCCAGGATGAACTGAAAAAAGCCGTAGGTTGGGCTGCACTCGATTATGTGCAGCCAGGAACAGTGGTTGGCGTTGGCACCGGTTCGACCGCTGCACACTTTATTGATGCGCTTGCTACGATGAAGCATCAAATTGAAGGCGCTGTCTCGAGTTCGGAAGCCTCTACCCAGAAACTGAAAAGCCTAGGCATTCAGGTATTTGACCTGAACGAAATCGATAGCTTATCGATCTACGTTGATGGGGCCGATGAAATCAATCCACAGATGCAAATGATCAAAGGCGGCGGTGCGGCACTTACGCGTGAGAAGATTGTGGCTGCGGTAGCGGACACCTTTATCTGTATCGCCGACACCTCTAAAGAAGTGGATGTACTCGGCCATTTCCCGCTGCCGGTTGAAGTCATTCCTATGGCGCGTAGCTTCGTGGCGCGTGAGCTGGTTAAGCTGGGCGGCCTGCCTGAATACCGTCAGAAAGTGGTTACCGACAACGGCAACATCATTCTTGATGTGCATAATCTCCGCATCCTTGACCCTATTGCTTTAGAAAAAGCGATTAATGCTTTGCCTGGCGTGGTGACCGTTGGACTTTTTGCTGCACGCTCTGCGGATATTGCATTGATCGGCGGCCCGGATGGCGTTAGAACCATCAAAAAATGATCTGCCCGGCACTGTCGGTATGCCACTAATTTCTTCTCGTGAAACATCTTTTCTTACAGGGATGAAATTTGGTGACTTATGTCACATAAGCGGCATTGGCAGCGGGTTCGTTCTCCCTTAATTGCTCAGATCCCGATTTTGTACGGCAATGTGCTGCTGCTGGACGTTGCCGTGCTGGTAGCCAGGCAATCGTTTGTATTGCCGGACGCGTAAATTTTGATATTTTGACAGAAGGCTGGCTTATGGTAGCCCTCGTTGAATACTGAATAGGGTCGGGAAATGGCAAAGGTATCACTGGAAAAAGACAAAATTAAGTTCCTGCTGGTGGAAGGTGTCCATCAGAGCGCGCTGGATAATCTGCGTGCAGCAGGTTACACCAATATTGAATTCCACAAAGGTGCATTGGATTCGGAGGCGTTAAAAGCATCCATCCGCGATGCGCATTTTATCGGTATCCGTTCCCGCTCCCAACTGACTGAAGAGATCTTTGCAGCAGCTGAAAAGCTGGTCGCTGTTGGCTGCTTTTGCATTGGGACCAACCAGGTCGATCTGGATGCTGCTGCCAAACGCGGTATTCCGGTCTTTAATGCGCCATTCTCAAATACCCGTTCGGTAGCCGAACTGGTAATTGGTGAAATGCTGTTGATGCTGCGCGGTATTCCAGAAGCCAATGCCAAAGCGCATCGCGGTATCTGGAACAAAAACGCGAAAGGCTCGTTTGAGGCTCGCGGCAAGAAGCTTGGCATCATTGGATATGGCCATATCGGTATGCAGTTAGGCGTGCTGGCTGAAAGCCTGGGCATGCATGTTTACTTTTATGACATCGAAAATAAACTGCCGTTGGGCAACGCAACACAGGTGCGTGGTCTTAATGAACTGCTGAACCTGAGCGATGTCGTCACGCTGCATGTGCCTGAAACACTGTCGACGCAAGATATGATCGGTGCAGATCAGCTGGCGCAGATGAAGCCAGGCGCGCTGCTGATTAACGCTTCACGTGGCACGGTTGTTGATATTCCAGCCCTGTGTAATGCATTGGCGAGTAAGC
This window harbors:
- a CDS encoding LysR family transcriptional regulator ArgP; amino-acid sequence: MKRPDYRTLQALDAVIRERGFERAAQKLCITQSAVSQRIKQLENLFGQPLLVRTVPPRPTEQGQKLLALLHQVELLEEEWLGGDDNSGTAPLLLSLAVNADSLATWLLPALKDVLADSPVRLNLQVEDETRTQERLRRGEVVGAVSIQPQPLPSCLVDQLGALDYLFVASPDFADRFFPNGVTRSALLKAPAVAFDHLDDMHQAFLQQNFDLSPGSVPCHIVNSSEAFVQMARQGSTCCMIPHLQIERELASGELIDLTPGLQQRRMLYWHRFAPESRLMRRVTDALIAHGHRVLRQDDVAA
- the rpiA gene encoding ribose-5-phosphate isomerase RpiA, yielding MTQDELKKAVGWAALDYVQPGTVVGVGTGSTAAHFIDALATMKHQIEGAVSSSEASTQKLKSLGIQVFDLNEIDSLSIYVDGADEINPQMQMIKGGGAALTREKIVAAVADTFICIADTSKEVDVLGHFPLPVEVIPMARSFVARELVKLGGLPEYRQKVVTDNGNIILDVHNLRILDPIALEKAINALPGVVTVGLFAARSADIALIGGPDGVRTIKK
- the serA gene encoding phosphoglycerate dehydrogenase codes for the protein MAKVSLEKDKIKFLLVEGVHQSALDNLRAAGYTNIEFHKGALDSEALKASIRDAHFIGIRSRSQLTEEIFAAAEKLVAVGCFCIGTNQVDLDAAAKRGIPVFNAPFSNTRSVAELVIGEMLLMLRGIPEANAKAHRGIWNKNAKGSFEARGKKLGIIGYGHIGMQLGVLAESLGMHVYFYDIENKLPLGNATQVRGLNELLNLSDVVTLHVPETLSTQDMIGADQLAQMKPGALLINASRGTVVDIPALCNALASKHVGGAAIDVFPVEPATNSDPFISPLSEFDNVILTPHIGGSTEEAQENIGIEVAGKLAKYSDNGSTLSAVNFPEVSLPMHGVSASRLLHIHENRPGVLTAINQIFAEQGINIAAQYLQTSPYMGYVVIDIDAEKELADKALNLMKAIPGTIRARLLY